In Propionicimonas paludicola, a single window of DNA contains:
- a CDS encoding FKBP-type peptidyl-prolyl cis-trans isomerase yields MEKPFVDPIEGPAPTELQIIDLEVGTGPEAVAGKTVAVHYVGVAHSSGEEFDSSYDRGAPLVFPLGARRVITGWDTGLIGMKVGGRRRLEIPPHLAYGDRGAGGAIAPGETLIFVCDLVGVK; encoded by the coding sequence ATGGAAAAGCCATTCGTCGACCCGATCGAGGGTCCAGCTCCCACCGAACTGCAGATCATCGATCTGGAGGTCGGCACCGGCCCCGAGGCGGTCGCCGGCAAGACCGTCGCCGTGCACTACGTGGGGGTCGCCCACTCCAGCGGCGAGGAGTTCGACTCCAGCTACGACCGCGGCGCTCCCCTGGTTTTCCCGCTGGGCGCCCGTCGGGTGATCACCGGCTGGGATACCGGCCTGATCGGCATGAAGGTCGGCGGACGACGCCGCCTGGAGATCCCGCCGCACCTGGCCTACGGCGATCGTGGCGCCGGTGGTGCCATCGCACCGGGCGAGACGCTGATCTTCGTCTGCGACCTGGTCGGAGTGAAGTAA